The Terriglobales bacterium genome segment TCCACCTGTTAGAATCGCGTTTCGCTCATGATCTACCGCTCGGACAATCGCGCCGCCGACCAGATGCGCCCAGTGCGCATCGTGCCCGACTACGTCTCCACCGCTGAGGGCTCCGCCCTGATCGAGGTGGGCAACACACGCGTGATTTGCACGGCATCCATCGAGGAAGCGGTGCCGCAGTTCCGACGCGGCTCGGGTAAGGGGTGGATCACAGGCGAGTACGGCATGATCCCGCGCGCCACGCTGACGCGGACTCCGCGGGAGTCGGCGAGGGGGCGCCAGGGCGGGCGCACGCACGAGATCCAGCGATTGATTGGGCGCTCGCTGCGAGCGGTAACCGATCTGGAGCGCATGGGTGAGCGAACCATATGGGTGGACTGCGATGTGATTCAGGCCGACGGCGGGACGCGCACCGCCTCCATCACCGGCGCCTTCATCGCCGTGGGGCTGGCGATGCAGCGGCTGGTGGAGGCGGGGACGCTTTCGGCGGCGCCGCTGCGGGATTTCGTAGCCGCCACCAGCGTGGGCATCGTGGAAGGCGAGATCCTACTCGACCTGACGTACGAAGAGGATTCGCAGGCGGAAGTGGACCTGAACTTCGTCATGACCGGCGCCCGGAAGATCGTCGAAGTGCAGGCCACGGCAGAGCAGAAGCCGTTCGACGAGCAGCAGTTGCGCCGCATGATCGAGCTGGCGGGACGCGGCATTGACTCGCTCATCGCCAAGCAACAGGGAGTGCTCAGCGGGCTGATGCTGCGACAGTGAGACGGCTATCCGCTCTCCGCTTTCCGTAAAGTTCCGTTGCTCTGGACGTGCACGTTGCGCTAGAGTGGAACATGGACGCCAACTCCATCGTCATCCTCGACTTCGGCTCGCAATACACGCAACTGATTGCGCGCCGCATCCGCGAGCAGAACGTCTTTTCGGTCGTCCTTCCCTGCACTGCACCGCTCGATGAGGTGAAGAGCTACGGGCCCGCGGGCATCATCCTCTCCGGAGGGCCCAGCTCGGTGTACGACGCCGATGCGCCGCCCGCGGATGAGCGCGTGCTCACACTGGGGCCGCCGGTGCTGGGCATCTGCTACGGGTTGCAGTTTCTCGCCCACAAGCTGGGCGGCAAGGTGCGCTCCGCTCCCAAGCGTGAGTATGGACGGGCGGAGATCGAACTGCTGAACGGTTCGCGCCTGTTCGAAGGCCTGCCCCGCAACCTTACGGTCTGGATGTCCCATGGCGACGATGCGGTGGAATTGCCGCCCGGCTTCCGGCAGGTGGCGCGG includes the following:
- the rph gene encoding ribonuclease PH; amino-acid sequence: MIYRSDNRAADQMRPVRIVPDYVSTAEGSALIEVGNTRVICTASIEEAVPQFRRGSGKGWITGEYGMIPRATLTRTPRESARGRQGGRTHEIQRLIGRSLRAVTDLERMGERTIWVDCDVIQADGGTRTASITGAFIAVGLAMQRLVEAGTLSAAPLRDFVAATSVGIVEGEILLDLTYEEDSQAEVDLNFVMTGARKIVEVQATAEQKPFDEQQLRRMIELAGRGIDSLIAKQQGVLSGLMLRQ